A window of Longispora fulva contains these coding sequences:
- a CDS encoding TetR/AcrR family transcriptional regulator, whose product MSRRTQADRTGETTTGLLDAAAALFGRDGYAATSIDEIARVAGVTKGAVYHHFEGKPGLFRAVFVRQEQLLADALAGAAADAPDAWAAVRAGCRAFLRASLDPVVRQVIVLDGPAVLGWETVRDLEREHTLAMMRRGIAAAADAGLVRPGDPETRTHLLLGALCEAALLIARSPDPAATLATVDTEVETLLDGYAT is encoded by the coding sequence ATGAGTCGACGAACGCAGGCCGACCGGACCGGCGAGACCACCACCGGGCTGCTCGACGCCGCCGCCGCGCTGTTCGGCCGTGACGGTTACGCCGCCACCTCGATCGACGAGATCGCCCGGGTCGCCGGCGTCACCAAGGGCGCGGTCTACCACCACTTCGAGGGCAAGCCGGGGCTGTTCCGCGCCGTGTTCGTCCGCCAGGAGCAGCTGCTGGCCGACGCGCTGGCCGGGGCGGCGGCCGACGCGCCGGACGCGTGGGCCGCGGTGCGGGCCGGCTGCCGGGCGTTCCTCCGCGCGAGCCTGGACCCGGTGGTCCGCCAGGTGATCGTGCTCGACGGCCCGGCCGTGCTCGGCTGGGAGACCGTCCGCGACCTCGAACGCGAGCACACCCTGGCCATGATGCGCCGGGGCATCGCCGCGGCGGCCGACGCCGGGCTGGTGCGGCCGGGCGACCCGGAGACCCGGACCCACCTGCTGCTCGGCGCGCTGTGCGAGGCGGCGCTGCTGATCGCCCGCTCCCCCGATCCGGCGGCCACCCTGGCCACAGTGGACACAGAGGTCGAAACCCTTCTCGACGGGTACGCCACGTGA
- a CDS encoding GNAT family N-acetyltransferase, whose product MSRLVTAHTADLDTDTLGAARALLYDVFDDMTEHDWEHSLGGVHAIVWEGDAVIGHAAVIQRRILHGGRALRAGYVEGVAVRADHRGRGHGATMMTALERVVRSAYDLGALGATDEGATFYAARGWHLWRGPTSALTPTGVTATPDADDCVYVLPGGVPLDLDAALTCDWRDGDVW is encoded by the coding sequence GTGAGCCGCCTCGTCACCGCGCACACCGCGGACCTGGACACCGACACGCTGGGCGCGGCCCGGGCGCTGCTCTATGACGTGTTCGACGACATGACCGAGCACGACTGGGAACACTCGCTCGGCGGCGTGCACGCCATCGTGTGGGAGGGCGACGCCGTGATCGGGCACGCCGCGGTCATCCAGCGCCGGATCCTGCACGGCGGCCGGGCCCTGCGCGCCGGCTACGTCGAGGGCGTCGCCGTCCGCGCCGACCACCGGGGACGCGGCCACGGCGCCACCATGATGACGGCGCTGGAACGCGTGGTCCGGTCCGCGTACGACCTGGGCGCGCTCGGCGCCACCGACGAGGGTGCCACCTTCTACGCGGCGCGCGGCTGGCACCTGTGGCGCGGCCCGACATCGGCGCTCACCCCGACGGGCGTGACCGCCACCCCCGACGCCGACGACTGTGTGTACGTCCTCCCCGGCGGAGTCCCGCTGGACCTGGACGCGGCCCTGACCTGCGACTGGCGCGACGGCGACGTCTGGTAG
- a CDS encoding LysR family transcriptional regulator, with protein sequence MLDVTRLRVLAAVARHGSVTAAARELGYAQPSVSHHLARLEAETGSQLVQRVGRGVRLTDAGRMLAERGEEILGRLDAAEAELAAYSGLRAGRVRLAAFPSALGTFVPRAAAAFRAEHPEVELRFAEAEPPEAVRLLRAGEVEVALLFGYPGISSSEDDGLRQTALLSEPLYLVAPADVPGDRLADHAGSRWIAGCERCRGHLVRSCADAGFHPDLAFTTDDYVAVQALVAAGLGVATLPGLALAAHRDPRVRIERLPGDARLVTAAVHGTPPDPPATASLLTYLAAAARTTLAGTP encoded by the coding sequence ATGCTCGACGTCACCCGCCTGCGGGTCCTCGCCGCCGTCGCCCGGCACGGTTCGGTCACCGCCGCCGCCCGCGAGCTCGGCTACGCCCAGCCCTCCGTCAGCCACCACCTCGCCCGGCTCGAGGCGGAGACCGGCAGCCAGCTCGTCCAGCGGGTCGGCCGGGGCGTGCGGCTCACCGACGCCGGCCGGATGCTCGCCGAGCGGGGCGAGGAGATCCTCGGCCGGCTGGACGCGGCGGAGGCGGAACTGGCCGCGTACTCCGGGCTGCGCGCCGGGCGGGTCCGGCTCGCGGCGTTCCCGTCGGCGCTGGGCACGTTCGTGCCGCGGGCCGCCGCGGCGTTCCGGGCCGAGCACCCCGAGGTCGAGCTGCGGTTCGCCGAGGCGGAGCCGCCCGAGGCGGTGCGGCTGCTGCGGGCGGGGGAGGTGGAGGTGGCGCTCCTTTTCGGGTACCCGGGGATCTCCTCCTCGGAGGACGACGGCCTGCGGCAGACCGCCCTGCTCAGCGAGCCCCTCTATCTCGTGGCCCCGGCGGACGTGCCCGGCGACCGGCTCGCCGACCACGCCGGGTCGCGGTGGATCGCCGGCTGCGAACGGTGCCGGGGTCACCTGGTGCGCTCCTGCGCGGACGCCGGCTTCCACCCGGACCTGGCGTTCACCACGGACGACTACGTGGCCGTGCAGGCCCTCGTCGCCGCGGGTCTGGGCGTCGCGACCCTGCCGGGCCTGGCCCTGGCGGCGCACCGCGACCCCCGGGTGCGGATCGAGCGGCTGCCGGGCGACGCGCGGCTGGTCACCGCCGCCGTGCACGGCACGCCCCCGGACCCGCCGGCCACGGCGTCCCTCCTGACCTACCTCGCGGCCGCGGCCCGCACGACCCTGGCCGGCACCCCGTGA
- a CDS encoding threonine ammonia-lyase has product MEAAPTFADVLAAREVLVRHLPATPMWAYPALDAALGATVYVKHENVQPVGAFKVRGGLTLLAGLTPDQRARGVVTYSTGNHAQSIAYASTAHAAPCTVVMPAAANEAKVRAVRSLGATVVLHGADISDAQARAEELAAAGGGLLVSPGDTPALLSGVGTAFLEIFEAVPDLDAVLVPVGSGTGAAAACVVAAELAPRCRVIAVQSAASPAGHDSWREGRCVRRPNRTVVDGLATGRGFTLPQYLMRELADFHLVTDAQIAAAARLLASHAHTLAEGAGAAALAAVLARPAEFAGLRVAVVCSGGNASPAEVAALAGS; this is encoded by the coding sequence ATGGAAGCAGCACCCACCTTCGCCGACGTCCTCGCCGCCCGGGAAGTCCTGGTCAGACACCTGCCAGCCACCCCGATGTGGGCCTATCCGGCCCTCGACGCCGCCCTCGGCGCGACCGTGTACGTCAAGCACGAGAACGTCCAACCGGTCGGCGCGTTCAAGGTCCGCGGCGGGCTGACCCTGCTCGCCGGGCTGACCCCAGACCAGCGCGCCCGGGGGGTGGTCACCTACTCGACCGGCAACCACGCCCAGTCGATCGCGTACGCCAGCACCGCACACGCCGCGCCGTGCACGGTCGTGATGCCGGCGGCGGCGAACGAGGCCAAGGTCCGCGCCGTCCGGTCGCTCGGCGCGACCGTCGTCCTGCACGGCGCCGACATCTCCGACGCCCAGGCGCGCGCCGAGGAGCTGGCCGCCGCCGGGGGCGGGCTGCTGGTCAGCCCCGGGGACACCCCGGCCCTGCTGTCGGGGGTCGGCACGGCGTTCCTGGAGATCTTCGAGGCCGTGCCGGACCTCGACGCCGTCCTGGTACCGGTGGGCAGCGGCACCGGCGCGGCAGCCGCCTGCGTGGTGGCCGCGGAGCTCGCCCCGCGCTGCCGGGTGATCGCCGTGCAGTCCGCGGCGTCGCCGGCCGGGCACGACTCGTGGCGGGAGGGCCGCTGCGTGCGCCGGCCCAACCGGACGGTGGTGGACGGGCTGGCGACGGGGCGCGGGTTCACGCTGCCGCAGTACCTGATGCGGGAGCTCGCGGACTTCCACCTGGTCACCGACGCGCAGATCGCCGCGGCGGCCCGGCTGCTGGCCAGTCACGCGCACACCCTCGCCGAGGGGGCGGGGGCCGCGGCGCTGGCGGCCGTGCTGGCCCGGCCGGCGGAGTTCGCCGGTCTGCGGGTGGCCGTGGTGTGTTCGGGCGGCAACGCCTCGCCGGCGGAGGTCGCCGCGCTCGCCGGAAGCTGA
- a CDS encoding LCP family protein: MSHPYDGQHPPDRGPDDAGRSRRHRRQESDDRQDHAAQEHRGGEYGPARTIREADTPTQVIDARAIRAATDGPTGPGGTRPAAKPRRRRTRKILLICLVVFALLCGTAGFAGWWYLQSFNKNVTRTDAFDGLVEAERPAKVDTKSMNILVLGSDSRDPDTSGSRADTIMVAHVTADRKTAQIVSIPRDSWVDIPKAPDGNGGAKGKINWAFAQGGLPLMIRMVESFTKIRIDNVIVIDFAGFKSVVDAVGGIDIDNDVTFTSYFNPNNVYKKGRIHLDGDLALEYARTRKTLTDGDFGRMRHQQMVVKGVLDKATSAGTIANPGKLTAFLESIAKTITTDKDFNLVSTAMDLRSISSSNITFLTSPNKGTGMVGDQSVVLVDTEKALALFAALQNDKGATLPPG; the protein is encoded by the coding sequence ATGTCGCACCCCTACGACGGACAGCATCCGCCCGACCGCGGCCCCGACGACGCCGGACGGAGCCGACGGCACCGCAGGCAGGAGTCGGACGACCGCCAGGACCATGCAGCCCAGGAGCACCGGGGAGGCGAGTACGGCCCGGCCCGCACCATCCGGGAGGCGGACACGCCCACCCAGGTCATCGACGCGCGCGCGATCCGGGCGGCCACCGACGGCCCGACCGGGCCCGGCGGGACGAGACCGGCCGCGAAGCCCCGGCGTCGGCGTACCAGGAAGATCCTGTTGATCTGCCTCGTCGTGTTCGCGCTGCTGTGCGGCACCGCCGGCTTCGCCGGGTGGTGGTATCTGCAGTCGTTCAACAAGAACGTGACCCGGACCGACGCCTTCGACGGCCTGGTGGAGGCGGAACGGCCCGCCAAGGTCGACACCAAGTCGATGAACATCCTCGTCCTGGGCAGCGACTCCCGCGACCCGGACACGTCGGGCTCCCGCGCGGACACGATCATGGTCGCGCACGTGACCGCGGATCGGAAGACCGCGCAGATCGTCTCGATCCCCCGCGACAGCTGGGTGGACATTCCCAAGGCCCCCGACGGCAACGGCGGGGCCAAGGGGAAGATCAACTGGGCGTTCGCCCAGGGCGGGCTGCCGTTGATGATCCGGATGGTCGAGTCGTTCACGAAGATCCGGATCGACAACGTGATCGTGATCGACTTCGCGGGCTTCAAGAGCGTCGTCGACGCCGTGGGCGGCATCGACATCGACAACGACGTCACGTTCACGTCGTACTTCAATCCCAACAACGTGTACAAGAAGGGCCGGATCCACCTCGACGGTGACCTCGCCCTCGAGTACGCGCGGACCCGCAAGACCTTGACCGACGGCGACTTCGGCCGGATGCGCCATCAGCAGATGGTGGTGAAGGGGGTTCTCGACAAGGCCACCAGCGCCGGGACCATCGCCAACCCCGGTAAGCTCACCGCCTTCCTGGAATCCATCGCCAAGACCATCACGACGGACAAGGACTTCAACCTGGTGTCCACCGCGATGGACCTCAGGAGCATCTCGAGCAGCAACATCACGTTCCTGACCAGCCCGAACAAGGGCACCGGGATGGTGGGCGACCAGAGCGTCGTCCTGGTGGACACCGAAAAGGCCCTGGCACTGTTCGCCGCGCTGCAGAACGACAAGGGCGCGACCCTTCCCCCGGGCTGA
- a CDS encoding YveK family protein: MPKHDYLRALKVYWPIVLVTAVLTTGLLFAVELREPDVFKARTSLTATFTKSTTLSPTAPLALRLKQRQTKTFCGKAMSLQILGKVIESLDLPYSYPELLSRVQAWSPVDSYRIEVVVTDTDAERASDIANTIAEELVRYVAYQVPDKELGATARLTQTDVGWTPSGPEPVSWATPLFGGSLGGGALGLGLAVVLMARADRRRTRPDEPGQPPAARGVARVPDPGR; the protein is encoded by the coding sequence ATGCCGAAGCACGACTATCTCCGCGCCCTCAAGGTGTACTGGCCGATCGTCCTCGTCACAGCCGTGCTGACCACCGGGCTGCTGTTCGCCGTCGAACTGCGCGAACCGGACGTGTTCAAGGCGCGGACCAGCCTGACCGCCACGTTCACCAAGTCGACCACGTTGAGCCCCACCGCTCCGCTGGCGCTGCGGTTGAAGCAGCGTCAGACCAAGACGTTCTGTGGCAAGGCGATGAGCCTGCAGATCCTGGGCAAGGTCATCGAGTCGTTGGACCTGCCGTACTCGTACCCGGAACTCCTCAGTCGGGTCCAGGCCTGGTCGCCGGTCGACAGTTACCGGATCGAGGTCGTCGTGACCGACACCGACGCGGAGCGGGCCTCGGACATCGCCAACACGATCGCCGAGGAACTCGTCCGGTATGTCGCCTACCAGGTGCCGGACAAGGAGCTCGGCGCCACCGCCCGCCTGACCCAGACCGACGTCGGCTGGACCCCGTCCGGGCCGGAACCCGTGTCCTGGGCCACACCCCTGTTCGGCGGATCGCTCGGCGGCGGCGCCCTCGGCCTCGGCCTCGCGGTCGTCCTGATGGCCCGCGCCGACCGCCGCCGCACCCGACCCGACGAGCCCGGACAACCACCGGCCGCGCGGGGCGTCGCCAGGGTCCCCGACCCCGGACGCTGA
- a CDS encoding lipopolysaccharide biosynthesis protein: MPEVGKSATAEVPAAAALPTRTSVVARLFSPERLYMASLGLTGCAALMSVALPPADRGGLAASIVSATLGASVGSFSIDTFLLSRPHGWVLRRGLTWLSTLLAGSVLTSALVAAVLSAIAGIGSTAVGMGAAAALTVFNACTALGLRLKHFTVVYAVRSAGGVLLIAGYGTLYLIGDLDGRAWAWVWLGFQVFIALTLTLMVLRWGRGFGGAQPVPAQPGPGDRRADLAAIGKLHLGMCAQMLTMRLDQILLARVAGAGPLGVYALAVAAMEFAQAGSVVAAQRVLAHRGQENISGSGKAVLRSAAPLAVLAVIGLAGIGWLSDEYSNAWLYAVLLLPGILAVATSKIWGATLLKRTGERATTVIALIGLAAALPCFLVVIPLFDAFGAAAAVSLAYLLQAVITWRWLRRSPSTPTHGAM; encoded by the coding sequence GTGCCTGAGGTGGGCAAATCCGCCACGGCCGAGGTGCCCGCGGCTGCGGCTCTCCCCACTCGGACCTCCGTCGTAGCCAGACTGTTCTCGCCGGAGCGGTTGTACATGGCCTCGCTCGGTCTGACCGGCTGCGCCGCGCTCATGTCCGTCGCCCTGCCGCCCGCCGACCGGGGTGGCCTGGCCGCGAGCATCGTCAGCGCCACCCTGGGCGCGTCCGTGGGCAGCTTCTCCATCGACACCTTCCTGCTCTCCCGCCCGCACGGCTGGGTTCTCCGGCGCGGGCTGACCTGGCTGTCGACCCTCCTCGCCGGCAGCGTGCTCACCTCCGCGCTGGTCGCGGCGGTGCTGTCCGCCATCGCCGGCATCGGCAGCACGGCGGTCGGCATGGGCGCCGCCGCCGCGCTCACCGTCTTCAACGCGTGCACGGCCCTGGGGCTGCGACTGAAGCACTTCACCGTCGTCTACGCGGTGCGTTCGGCCGGTGGCGTGCTGCTCATCGCCGGGTACGGGACGCTGTACCTGATCGGCGACCTCGACGGTCGCGCCTGGGCCTGGGTGTGGCTCGGATTCCAGGTCTTCATCGCGCTCACCCTGACCCTGATGGTGCTGCGGTGGGGCCGGGGCTTCGGCGGCGCGCAGCCCGTCCCTGCCCAGCCCGGGCCCGGGGACCGGCGTGCGGACCTCGCCGCGATCGGGAAGCTGCACCTGGGCATGTGCGCCCAGATGCTGACGATGCGCCTCGACCAGATCCTGCTCGCCCGGGTCGCCGGCGCCGGGCCGCTGGGCGTCTACGCGCTGGCGGTCGCCGCGATGGAGTTCGCCCAGGCCGGTTCGGTCGTCGCGGCGCAGCGGGTGCTCGCCCACCGTGGGCAGGAGAACATCTCGGGCTCCGGGAAGGCCGTGCTCCGGTCAGCGGCTCCACTGGCCGTCCTCGCCGTGATCGGGCTCGCGGGGATCGGCTGGCTCTCCGACGAGTACTCGAACGCGTGGCTGTACGCCGTGCTGCTGCTGCCGGGCATCCTCGCGGTCGCCACGAGCAAGATCTGGGGCGCGACCCTGCTCAAACGGACCGGGGAACGGGCCACCACCGTCATCGCCCTGATCGGCCTGGCCGCGGCCCTGCCCTGCTTCCTCGTCGTGATCCCGCTCTTCGACGCGTTCGGCGCGGCCGCCGCCGTGTCGCTCGCGTACCTGCTGCAAGCCGTCATCACCTGGCGGTGGCTCCGCCGGTCCCCGTCCACGCCCACGCATGGAGCAATGTAG
- a CDS encoding glycosyltransferase, producing the protein MDVSIVVLAWEDIDRTAQCVRSLPTAAEIIVVDNGSSAPIRDAVEALCGEVGAQYVQSGENLGYARGMNLGARHATRTNIILANNDVIVHSDSVDRLLAALDAPDVGAAFPQVVNPDGSDETAGGRFLTPGLGIAHAVGLNLLVPRLRITAEPAVADWLTGPFVVMRRRDFEAIGGVDETSYFYSEDLRLCWAVQRKLGMRIAYITDATINHLGDASSQRRWSSAEIAQRQTREFVRAARQLGGGGSGRIAATAYTLGALWRGLLGRDAVRRGIGRGALEGLRSR; encoded by the coding sequence ATGGACGTCTCGATCGTCGTTCTGGCCTGGGAGGACATCGACCGCACCGCGCAGTGTGTCCGGTCCCTGCCGACCGCAGCCGAGATCATCGTGGTCGACAACGGCAGCTCCGCACCGATCCGGGACGCCGTCGAGGCACTGTGCGGGGAGGTCGGCGCGCAGTACGTCCAGTCCGGCGAGAATCTCGGCTACGCCCGGGGGATGAACCTCGGCGCACGCCACGCCACCAGGACGAACATCATCCTGGCCAACAACGACGTGATCGTGCACAGCGACAGCGTCGACCGGCTGCTGGCCGCGCTGGACGCGCCCGACGTCGGCGCGGCCTTCCCCCAGGTGGTCAACCCGGACGGGAGCGACGAGACCGCTGGCGGCCGCTTCCTCACCCCCGGTCTGGGCATCGCGCACGCCGTCGGGCTGAACCTGCTCGTGCCCCGGCTGCGGATCACCGCCGAGCCCGCGGTCGCCGACTGGCTGACCGGGCCGTTCGTCGTCATGCGCCGGCGGGACTTCGAGGCGATCGGCGGGGTGGACGAGACCTCCTACTTCTACTCCGAGGACCTGCGCCTGTGCTGGGCGGTGCAGCGGAAGCTGGGCATGCGGATCGCCTACATCACCGACGCGACCATCAACCACCTCGGCGACGCGAGCTCCCAGCGCCGGTGGAGCTCCGCGGAGATCGCGCAGCGGCAGACCCGGGAGTTCGTCCGGGCCGCCCGGCAGCTCGGCGGCGGCGGGTCCGGCCGGATCGCGGCGACGGCATACACGCTCGGGGCCCTGTGGCGGGGCCTGTTGGGCAGGGACGCCGTGCGACGCGGGATCGGCCGTGGCGCGCTGGAGGGACTGCGCTCCCGATGA
- a CDS encoding glycosyltransferase family 4 protein, whose product MRIMYVCTTGGSGRRQLGGAERILVDLIPALADRGVEVVAYTPDDEVGRLLRAAGVPWTDLSARSRLDLSYVRAIRREVRRVKPDIVCSHLLSAAMHCRAALGVDLRGIPLVVTLHNSLWQYRDTVDGFRARASVQSNIALDLLMRRLRSHTTVAVSQFEADDLVTKGKVGNLRVIPNPLPADWPVAAPREPGSALRVGYMGRLEPEKGADLIEPTAALMPDATFLVAGEGSVPVRPGPNVEVLGRVVAADFLRSIDCLIVPSRVESFGLSALEALSLGVPVVHTGAGGLAEVTRHAAGTMAVQAALEPAAFASAIREATASSTPAQRLGIAGRYAEEYAFDRFVDRWESMYRTILDEAP is encoded by the coding sequence ATGAGGATCATGTATGTCTGCACCACCGGCGGCTCCGGCCGTCGGCAACTCGGCGGTGCGGAGCGCATTCTGGTCGACCTGATCCCGGCGCTGGCGGACCGGGGCGTCGAGGTGGTCGCGTACACGCCCGACGACGAGGTCGGCAGGCTGCTGCGGGCGGCGGGCGTGCCGTGGACCGACCTGTCGGCCCGTAGCCGTCTCGACCTGTCCTACGTGCGGGCGATCCGCCGCGAGGTCCGGCGGGTGAAGCCGGACATCGTGTGCTCCCACCTCCTGTCGGCGGCCATGCACTGCCGGGCCGCGCTCGGCGTCGACCTGCGCGGGATCCCGCTCGTGGTCACGCTGCACAACAGCCTCTGGCAGTACCGTGACACTGTGGACGGTTTCCGGGCCCGGGCCAGCGTGCAGTCGAACATCGCCCTCGACCTCCTGATGCGCAGGCTGCGGTCGCACACCACGGTCGCCGTCTCCCAGTTCGAGGCCGACGATCTGGTCACCAAGGGCAAGGTGGGCAACCTCCGGGTGATCCCCAACCCGCTGCCGGCGGACTGGCCGGTGGCGGCCCCGCGCGAGCCCGGGTCCGCCCTGCGGGTGGGCTACATGGGCAGGCTGGAGCCCGAGAAGGGCGCGGACCTCATCGAGCCGACCGCCGCCCTGATGCCCGACGCCACCTTCCTGGTCGCCGGCGAGGGTTCGGTGCCCGTCCGGCCGGGGCCCAACGTCGAGGTGCTCGGCCGGGTGGTCGCCGCAGACTTCCTGCGGTCGATCGACTGCCTGATCGTCCCGTCCCGGGTCGAGTCGTTCGGGCTCAGTGCCCTGGAGGCGCTGTCGCTGGGGGTGCCGGTCGTGCACACCGGAGCCGGCGGTCTGGCCGAGGTGACCCGGCACGCGGCGGGCACCATGGCGGTTCAGGCCGCGCTGGAGCCTGCGGCCTTCGCGTCGGCGATCCGCGAGGCCACGGCATCGTCCACGCCCGCCCAGCGGCTGGGGATCGCCGGACGGTACGCCGAGGAGTACGCCTTCGACCGGTTCGTCGACCGGTGGGAGAGCATGTACCGGACGATTCTCGATGAAGCTCCCTGA
- a CDS encoding O-antigen polymerase: MKLPDGLAASVPPFAIGAVALLAVYSPAAGATAALLVGCVAAYRVSIWLAACAAAWAVAFLAVLVLPGPYDSWAGAAVVPVLACYAACFLGAWAATRLFCARSDKPGLHRRSARWALPRGPAGGPALRWPRDRVLLLFLLGTLAAAVLAAFLRFGTTVPPLFADNPDVARSLLAGRASIYAGLLSEAWTVGMSVSLLRLLAGAKQRRWIFGVLTLVFTVGAALGASKNSVLIGIVPGLIAALSVRRTGRQLSPRTRRKLVFGIVGIGVLAVGAAVFLGGQRTLAGQGDFENQFRAQYGNNALASSVGSLDLSLSASVETFGRLWAQHENQDPAYGGYSLMFSGSPGHALLGARSEGEFYRQTSQLSEPFFMNTATAVAIPLMDFGPVGAAFYLALLGVGVGLAEWKLERSRSPAGQLGTAFLVYFSAFGIYEFYPAVQPFWMSLAPALFCLHLVVRRDTNKGTVL, encoded by the coding sequence ATGAAGCTCCCTGACGGCCTGGCGGCGAGCGTTCCGCCGTTCGCCATCGGCGCGGTCGCCCTGCTGGCCGTGTATTCGCCCGCGGCCGGCGCCACCGCGGCACTCCTCGTGGGCTGTGTCGCGGCGTACCGGGTCAGCATCTGGCTCGCGGCGTGCGCGGCGGCCTGGGCGGTGGCCTTCCTCGCCGTTCTCGTCCTGCCCGGCCCCTACGACTCCTGGGCCGGCGCGGCGGTCGTGCCCGTGCTGGCCTGCTACGCCGCCTGCTTCCTCGGCGCCTGGGCTGCTACCCGCCTGTTCTGCGCCCGCAGCGACAAGCCCGGCCTGCACCGCCGTTCCGCCCGGTGGGCCCTGCCTCGAGGCCCGGCGGGCGGTCCGGCCCTGCGGTGGCCCCGGGACCGGGTGCTGCTCCTCTTCCTGCTCGGCACGCTGGCCGCCGCGGTCCTGGCGGCCTTCCTCCGGTTCGGCACCACGGTTCCGCCCCTGTTCGCCGACAACCCCGACGTCGCCCGGAGCCTGCTCGCCGGCCGCGCCAGCATCTACGCCGGCCTGCTCTCCGAGGCGTGGACGGTCGGGATGTCGGTCAGCCTGCTGCGTCTCCTGGCCGGCGCGAAACAGCGCCGATGGATCTTCGGGGTACTGACCCTGGTGTTCACCGTCGGCGCGGCCCTGGGCGCGAGCAAGAACTCCGTGCTGATCGGCATCGTCCCCGGCCTGATCGCCGCGCTGTCCGTGCGGCGCACCGGTCGGCAGCTCTCGCCGCGGACCCGGCGGAAACTCGTGTTCGGCATCGTGGGGATCGGCGTCCTCGCTGTCGGCGCGGCGGTCTTCCTCGGCGGCCAGCGGACCCTCGCCGGCCAGGGCGACTTCGAGAACCAGTTCCGGGCGCAGTACGGGAACAACGCCCTGGCGTCGTCGGTCGGTTCGCTCGACCTGTCGCTGAGCGCCTCGGTGGAGACGTTCGGACGGCTGTGGGCACAGCACGAGAACCAGGACCCGGCGTACGGCGGCTACTCGTTGATGTTCTCCGGCTCGCCCGGCCATGCGCTGCTCGGAGCCCGGTCCGAGGGTGAGTTCTACCGGCAGACCTCGCAGCTCAGCGAACCCTTCTTCATGAACACGGCCACGGCGGTGGCGATCCCGCTGATGGACTTCGGGCCTGTGGGGGCAGCCTTCTACCTCGCGCTGCTGGGCGTGGGCGTCGGCCTCGCCGAGTGGAAGCTCGAGCGGTCCCGGTCCCCCGCCGGGCAACTCGGCACGGCCTTCCTCGTCTACTTCTCCGCGTTCGGGATCTACGAGTTCTACCCGGCGGTCCAGCCGTTCTGGATGTCGCTGGCACCAGCCCTGTTCTGCCTCCACCTGGTCGTCAGACGCGACACGAACAAAGGCACCGTACTGTGA
- a CDS encoding glycosyltransferase family 2 protein has protein sequence MSSRPTPRLSVITVLYRSAEMLRETLPTWVASGQGLPVEYVFVNNTPDDGSLEVIRACLGDEGYRYLPDHTNPGFAGGCNRAVAAVDAGHVMLLNPDVWLHGDSLGLVLAAIDADPSSPVAVGMRMHGRSYVGIDLHPIGLFIDRPADLGRGPLGPSGGAAVLPRELFERTGGFDEPMFAWGEDADLAFRMYAAGVRTRTLDLDLPHAWGHSVEGDSGLGEFRAFLLARNRLLVAWRNFSVPLMAVMLPLLVLTHLALAVRKARQGLLGAFLKGVGHGLAQGPRARRRRTGRRFGFRLLRTYLSAGRSAS, from the coding sequence GTGAGTTCCCGTCCCACGCCCCGACTCTCGGTGATCACCGTGCTCTACCGGTCGGCCGAGATGCTGCGCGAGACACTGCCCACCTGGGTGGCCAGCGGGCAGGGCCTGCCCGTCGAGTACGTCTTCGTGAACAACACCCCCGACGACGGCAGCCTCGAGGTCATCCGGGCCTGTCTCGGCGACGAGGGGTACCGCTACCTGCCCGACCACACCAACCCCGGGTTCGCCGGCGGCTGCAACCGGGCCGTGGCCGCTGTCGACGCCGGGCACGTCATGCTGCTCAATCCGGACGTCTGGCTGCACGGGGACTCACTCGGGCTGGTGCTCGCGGCGATCGACGCCGATCCCTCGTCCCCGGTCGCGGTGGGCATGCGGATGCACGGCCGCAGCTACGTCGGCATCGACCTGCATCCGATCGGCCTGTTCATCGACCGGCCCGCGGACCTGGGCCGGGGTCCGCTCGGCCCCTCCGGCGGCGCGGCGGTGCTGCCCCGGGAGCTCTTCGAGCGCACCGGCGGCTTCGACGAGCCCATGTTCGCCTGGGGCGAGGACGCGGACCTGGCCTTCCGGATGTACGCCGCCGGGGTGCGCACCCGCACCCTCGACCTCGACCTGCCGCACGCCTGGGGGCACAGCGTGGAGGGCGACAGCGGACTCGGCGAGTTCCGCGCCTTCCTGCTCGCCCGCAACCGGCTGCTCGTGGCGTGGCGCAACTTCTCGGTCCCGCTGATGGCGGTCATGCTGCCGCTGCTGGTCCTCACCCACCTGGCGCTCGCCGTGCGCAAGGCCCGGCAGGGTCTGCTCGGGGCCTTCCTGAAGGGCGTGGGCCACGGGCTCGCCCAGGGGCCACGGGCGCGCCGCCGGCGCACCGGCCGCCGTTTCGGCTTCCGCCTGCTCCGCACCTATCTCTCCGCCGGAAGGTCCGCATCATGA